The genome window ACTACAAGTACGAGGGCGTCTCCCCCGCCGGGTCGCACAAGCCGAACACCGCCGTCCCGCAGGCGTACTACAACGCCCGGGCCGGCGTCCGGCGGCTCACGACGGAGACCGGCGCCGGGCAGTGGGGCACCGCGCTCGCCTTCGCCTCGGCGCTGTTCGGCCTGGAGTGCGAGGTGTGGCAGGTCGGGGCGAGCTACGACCAGAAGCCGTACCGCCGCACGATGATCGAGACCTTCGGCGGGACCGTGCACCGGTCCCCGAGCGCGTTGACGGCCGCGGGCCGGGCGGTGCGGGAGCGGCAGGCCGACCACCCCGGGTCGCTCGGCATCGCGATCTCGGAGGCCGTCGAGGTCGCCGCCCAGGACCCCGAGGTCCGCTACGCCCTCGGCAGCGTGCTCAACCACGTGCTGCTGCACCAGACGGTCATCGGCGAGGAGACGCTGCTGCAGCTGGAGCTCGCCGGGGAGACCCCCGACGTGGTCGTGGGCTGCACCGGCGGCGGGTCGAACTTCGCCGGGCTCGCGTTCCCGATCCTGCGCGAGAAGCTCGCCGGCCGGATGGACCCGGTCATCCGCGCCGTGGAGCCGGCCTCGTGCCCGTCGCTCACCCGCGGCGTGTACGCCTACGACTTCGGCGACACGGCCGGCCTCACGCCGCTGATGAAGATGCACACGCTCGGC of Aquipuribacter sp. SD81 contains these proteins:
- a CDS encoding TrpB-like pyridoxal phosphate-dependent enzyme — its product is MPHHKFLLDEEQMPTRWYNIVLDLPEPPPPPLHPGTHEPIGPEALAPLFPMALIEQEVTTERFVDIPEAVLDVYRLWRPSPLYRAHNLERALGTPARIYYKYEGVSPAGSHKPNTAVPQAYYNARAGVRRLTTETGAGQWGTALAFASALFGLECEVWQVGASYDQKPYRRTMIETFGGTVHRSPSALTAAGRAVRERQADHPGSLGIAISEAVEVAAQDPEVRYALGSVLNHVLLHQTVIGEETLLQLELAGETPDVVVGCTGGGSNFAGLAFPILREKLAGRMDPVIRAVEPASCPSLTRGVYAYDFGDTAGLTPLMKMHTLGHDFVPDPIHAGGLRYHGMAPLLSHVYELGLVEAVAAPQSECFAAGVQFARTEGIVPAPEPTHALAGCIREALACRESGEEKVIVTALCGHGHLDLAAYDSYLHGRMVDEDVTPQRFRDALAGVPVLG